A single region of the Gorilla gorilla gorilla isolate KB3781 chromosome 1, NHGRI_mGorGor1-v2.1_pri, whole genome shotgun sequence genome encodes:
- the EXTL2 gene encoding exostosin-like 2 isoform X2, producing MRCCHICKLPGRVMGIRVLRLSLVVILVLLLVAGALTALLPSVKEDKMLMLRREIKSQGKSTMDSFTLIMQTYNRTDLLLKLLNHYQAVPNLHKVIVVWNNIGEKAPDELWNSLGPHPIPVIFKQQTANRMRNRLQVFPELETNVLMVDDDTLISTPDLVFAFSVWQQFPDQIVGFVPRKHVSTSSGIYSYGSFEMQAPGSGNGDQYSMVLIGASFFNSKYLELFQRQPAAVHALIDDTQNCDDIAMNFIIAKHIGKTSGIFVKPVNMDNLEKETNSGYFGMWHRAEHALQRSYCINKLVNIYDSMPLKYSNIMISQFGFPYANYKRKI from the exons ATGAG GTGTTGCCACATCTGCAAACTTCCTGGGAGAGTAATGGGGATTCGAGTGCTTCGATTATCTTTGGTGGTCATCCTCGTATTATTACTGGTAGCTGGTGCTTTGACTGCCTTACTTCCCAGTGTTAAAGAAGACAAGATGCTCATGTTGCGTAGGGAAATAAAATCCCAGGGCAAGTCCACCATGGACTCCTTTACTCTCATAATGCAGACGTACAACAGAACAGATCTCTTATTGAAACTTTTAAATCATTATCAGGCTGTACCAAATCTGCACAAAGTGATTGTGGTATGGAACAATATTGGAGAGAAGGCACCAGATGAATTATGGAATTCTCTAGGGCCCCACCCTATCCCTGTGATCTTCAAACAACAGACAGCAAACAGGATGAGAAATCGACTCCAGGTCTTTCCTGAACTGGAAACCAATG TGTTGATGGTAGATGATGACACACTCATCAGCACCCCAGACCTTGTTTTTGCTTTCTCAGTTTGGCAG CAATTTCCTGATCAAATTGTAGGATTTGTTCCTAGAAAGCACGTCTCTACTTCTTCAGGTATCTACAGTTATGGAAGTTTTGAAATGCAAGCACCAGGGTCTGGAAATGGTGACCAGTACTCTATGGTGCTGATTGGAGCCTCATTCTTCAATAGCAAATATCTTGAATTATTTCAGAGGCAACCTGCAGCTGTCCATGCTTTGATAGATGATACTCAAAACTGTGATGATATTGCCATGAATTTTATCATTGCCAAGCATATTGGCAAGACTTCAGGGATATTTGTGAAGCCTGTAAACATGGACAATTTGGAAAAAGAAACTAACAGTGGCTATTTTGGAATGTGGCATCGAGCTGAGCACGCTCTGCAGAGGTCTTATTGTATAAATAAGCTTGTTAATATCTATGATAGCATGCCCTTAAAATACTCCAACATTATGATTTCCCAGTTTGGTTTTCCATATGccaactacaaaagaaaaatataa
- the EXTL2 gene encoding exostosin-like 2 isoform X1 encodes MRCCHICKLPGRVMGIRVLRLSLVVILVLLLVAGALTALLPSVKEDKMLMLRREIKSQGKSTMDSFTLIMQTYNRTDLLLKLLNHYQAVPNLHKVIVVWNNIGEKAPDELWNSLGPHPIPVIFKQQTANRMRNRLQVFPELETNAVLMVDDDTLISTPDLVFAFSVWQQFPDQIVGFVPRKHVSTSSGIYSYGSFEMQAPGSGNGDQYSMVLIGASFFNSKYLELFQRQPAAVHALIDDTQNCDDIAMNFIIAKHIGKTSGIFVKPVNMDNLEKETNSGYFGMWHRAEHALQRSYCINKLVNIYDSMPLKYSNIMISQFGFPYANYKRKI; translated from the exons ATGAG GTGTTGCCACATCTGCAAACTTCCTGGGAGAGTAATGGGGATTCGAGTGCTTCGATTATCTTTGGTGGTCATCCTCGTATTATTACTGGTAGCTGGTGCTTTGACTGCCTTACTTCCCAGTGTTAAAGAAGACAAGATGCTCATGTTGCGTAGGGAAATAAAATCCCAGGGCAAGTCCACCATGGACTCCTTTACTCTCATAATGCAGACGTACAACAGAACAGATCTCTTATTGAAACTTTTAAATCATTATCAGGCTGTACCAAATCTGCACAAAGTGATTGTGGTATGGAACAATATTGGAGAGAAGGCACCAGATGAATTATGGAATTCTCTAGGGCCCCACCCTATCCCTGTGATCTTCAAACAACAGACAGCAAACAGGATGAGAAATCGACTCCAGGTCTTTCCTGAACTGGAAACCAATG CAGTGTTGATGGTAGATGATGACACACTCATCAGCACCCCAGACCTTGTTTTTGCTTTCTCAGTTTGGCAG CAATTTCCTGATCAAATTGTAGGATTTGTTCCTAGAAAGCACGTCTCTACTTCTTCAGGTATCTACAGTTATGGAAGTTTTGAAATGCAAGCACCAGGGTCTGGAAATGGTGACCAGTACTCTATGGTGCTGATTGGAGCCTCATTCTTCAATAGCAAATATCTTGAATTATTTCAGAGGCAACCTGCAGCTGTCCATGCTTTGATAGATGATACTCAAAACTGTGATGATATTGCCATGAATTTTATCATTGCCAAGCATATTGGCAAGACTTCAGGGATATTTGTGAAGCCTGTAAACATGGACAATTTGGAAAAAGAAACTAACAGTGGCTATTTTGGAATGTGGCATCGAGCTGAGCACGCTCTGCAGAGGTCTTATTGTATAAATAAGCTTGTTAATATCTATGATAGCATGCCCTTAAAATACTCCAACATTATGATTTCCCAGTTTGGTTTTCCATATGccaactacaaaagaaaaatataa